The following coding sequences lie in one Arthrobacter sp. SLBN-122 genomic window:
- a CDS encoding DUF4383 domain-containing protein, whose translation MRNSPNRLVATIFGAVYLLVGLLGFAVTSGVGFVATEGANLIIFEVNPLHNVIHLAIGAALLFAGLRGTDSARTVNATVGAVYLLVGIVGLFLLNSPLNIIALNGADNVLHLASAVLLLGVGLSLDKSPAAARA comes from the coding sequence ATGCGCAACTCACCCAACCGCCTCGTCGCCACCATTTTCGGAGCCGTCTACCTCCTGGTGGGCCTGCTGGGCTTCGCAGTCACGTCCGGCGTCGGCTTCGTTGCCACCGAGGGCGCGAACCTGATCATCTTCGAAGTCAACCCACTGCACAATGTCATCCACCTCGCCATCGGTGCCGCGCTTCTTTTTGCCGGGCTTCGCGGGACGGACAGTGCCCGCACGGTGAACGCGACGGTGGGCGCCGTTTACCTCCTGGTGGGCATCGTTGGACTGTTCCTGCTGAACTCGCCGCTGAACATCATCGCCCTGAACGGCGCCGACAACGTCCTCCACCTCGCCAGCGCCGTACTCCTCCTCGGCGTGGGCCTGTCCCTGGACAAGTCCCCCGCCGCCGCCCGGGCCTAG
- a CDS encoding Lrp/AsnC family transcriptional regulator, which translates to MRALDGTDTRLLAALAQDPRRTVVALAQKLGLSRNTVQARMAQLEKKHVFLSFERRINPVALGYPLMAFISVHVQQQKLGHLAEEIAAIPEVLEGYGLTGSADLLLRVVARDAEDLFRINGKILACDGVERADTALAMGELIPFRVQPLLDRGSESA; encoded by the coding sequence ATGCGAGCTTTGGATGGCACTGACACCCGCCTGTTGGCAGCACTGGCACAGGATCCGCGCCGCACGGTGGTGGCCCTGGCGCAGAAGCTGGGCCTGTCCCGCAATACGGTCCAGGCGCGCATGGCCCAGCTGGAGAAAAAGCACGTCTTCCTGTCCTTCGAACGGCGCATCAATCCAGTCGCCCTGGGGTATCCGCTCATGGCTTTCATCTCCGTCCACGTGCAGCAGCAGAAGCTTGGGCACCTGGCGGAGGAAATCGCAGCCATCCCCGAGGTCCTGGAGGGTTACGGACTGACGGGCTCAGCAGACTTGCTGCTGCGCGTGGTGGCCAGGGATGCCGAGGACCTGTTCCGGATCAACGGCAAGATCCTTGCCTGCGATGGCGTGGAACGGGCTGACACCGCATTGGCCATGGGCGAACTGATCCCTTTCCGGGTGCAGCCCCTGCTGGACCGCGGTTCAGAAAGTGCATAG
- the pdhA gene encoding pyruvate dehydrogenase (acetyl-transferring) E1 component subunit alpha: MSTDETGPGGAQTPDIAGNPGGTGPDLLQLIAPSGERISHPEFDFWVRDITDDQLCSLFEDMTVIRRIDVEATALQRQGELALWPPLLGQEAAQIGSGRALRADDFVFSSYRENGVAYCRGVDLTDLLRVWRGNASGGWDPYGINMATPQIIIGAQTLHATGYAMGIQNDGADAVAVTYFGDGATSEGDVNEAMVFAASFQAPVVFFCTNNHWAISEPVRLQSHIQLADRACGFGIPNLRVDGNDVLAVMAATRLALDRARRGGGPTFIEAVSYRMGPHTTADDPTRYRDANELEDWAAKDPISRLAGLLDRKGILTAELQQQVKDKADAVASEMRRGCTTMPEPRPMDIFKHVYSTPNSWLERQQDHYARYLATFGDPDGAVSKEGAR; the protein is encoded by the coding sequence GTGTCTACAGACGAAACGGGCCCTGGCGGCGCACAAACCCCCGACATCGCAGGAAACCCCGGCGGAACGGGGCCGGATCTCCTCCAGCTGATCGCCCCGTCGGGTGAGCGCATCAGCCACCCGGAATTCGATTTTTGGGTCAGGGACATTACCGACGATCAGTTGTGCTCCCTCTTCGAGGACATGACCGTCATCCGCAGGATCGACGTGGAGGCCACGGCCCTGCAGCGGCAGGGTGAGCTGGCCCTGTGGCCCCCGCTCCTGGGCCAGGAGGCAGCCCAGATCGGGTCCGGCAGGGCGTTGCGGGCGGACGACTTTGTCTTCTCCAGCTACCGCGAAAACGGTGTGGCGTACTGCCGCGGTGTAGACCTGACGGACCTACTGCGGGTGTGGCGGGGAAACGCGTCCGGCGGCTGGGACCCCTACGGCATCAACATGGCAACGCCGCAGATCATCATCGGCGCCCAGACACTGCATGCCACTGGCTACGCCATGGGGATCCAGAATGACGGCGCGGACGCGGTGGCCGTGACCTACTTCGGTGACGGGGCCACCAGTGAGGGCGACGTCAACGAGGCCATGGTGTTCGCCGCCAGTTTCCAGGCCCCCGTGGTTTTCTTCTGCACGAACAACCACTGGGCCATCTCCGAGCCCGTGCGCCTGCAGTCCCACATCCAGCTCGCGGACCGGGCCTGCGGTTTCGGCATCCCCAACCTGCGCGTGGACGGCAATGACGTCCTGGCGGTCATGGCTGCCACCCGGCTGGCACTTGACCGGGCCCGCCGTGGCGGCGGCCCCACCTTCATCGAAGCCGTCAGTTACCGCATGGGCCCCCACACCACCGCAGATGATCCCACCCGCTACCGCGACGCCAACGAACTGGAGGACTGGGCCGCCAAGGACCCCATCTCCCGGCTCGCCGGCCTCCTGGACCGGAAGGGGATCCTGACCGCGGAACTGCAGCAGCAGGTCAAGGACAAAGCTGACGCCGTTGCATCGGAGATGCGCCGCGGCTGCACCACCATGCCGGAACCCCGGCCCATGGACATCTTCAAGCACGTCTACAGCACGCCCAATTCCTGGCTGGAACGCCAGCAGGACCATTACGCCCGTTACCTGGCGACCTTCGGGGACCCCGACGGAGCCGTTTCCAAGGAAGGTGCACGCTGA
- a CDS encoding alpha-ketoacid dehydrogenase subunit beta has translation MTQLTFARAINAGLRKSLENDSKVVLLGEDIGTLGGVFRVTDGLQKDFGKHRVVDTPLAESAIVGTAVGLAYRGYRPVVEIQFDGFIYPAFDQIVSQVAKLHYRTRGAVRMPITIRVPFGGGIGSPEHHSESPEAYFTHTSGLRVVTVANPQDAYTVIQQAIACDDPVLYFEPKRRYHDKGEVDESVDPRSALPMDKARVLTDGRDVTLVAYGPLVKTALDAASAAADEGISIEVIDLRSLAPVDYEPVVASVRKTGRLVVTHEAAQSGGLGAEVAASITERCFYHLEAAPVRVTGFDIPYPYSKLEMHHLPGLDRILDGVDRALGRPNSLSGLEG, from the coding sequence ATGACCCAGTTGACCTTTGCCCGTGCCATCAATGCCGGGCTGCGCAAGTCGCTGGAAAACGACTCCAAGGTGGTCCTCCTCGGCGAGGACATCGGTACCCTGGGCGGCGTGTTCCGGGTGACGGACGGCCTGCAGAAAGACTTTGGCAAACACCGCGTGGTGGACACGCCGCTGGCGGAGTCAGCCATTGTGGGCACCGCGGTGGGCCTGGCCTACCGCGGCTACCGTCCCGTGGTGGAAATCCAGTTCGACGGCTTCATCTACCCGGCGTTCGACCAGATCGTCAGCCAGGTGGCCAAACTGCACTACCGTACCCGCGGGGCCGTCAGGATGCCCATCACCATCAGGGTCCCGTTCGGCGGCGGCATCGGCTCGCCCGAGCACCACTCGGAATCGCCGGAAGCCTACTTCACCCACACCTCCGGCCTCCGGGTGGTCACCGTGGCCAACCCGCAGGACGCCTACACCGTAATCCAGCAGGCCATCGCCTGCGACGACCCCGTGCTGTACTTCGAGCCCAAGCGCCGCTACCACGACAAAGGCGAAGTGGACGAGTCAGTGGACCCGCGTTCCGCCCTGCCCATGGACAAGGCCAGGGTCCTGACCGACGGCAGGGACGTGACCCTGGTGGCCTACGGCCCCCTGGTCAAGACGGCCCTGGACGCCGCCTCCGCCGCAGCCGACGAGGGCATCTCCATTGAAGTCATCGACCTGCGCTCGCTGGCCCCCGTGGATTATGAGCCTGTGGTGGCGTCCGTACGGAAGACCGGCCGCCTGGTGGTGACGCACGAGGCCGCGCAATCCGGCGGGCTGGGGGCGGAAGTGGCAGCCAGCATCACCGAGCGGTGCTTCTACCACCTTGAGGCGGCTCCCGTGAGGGTGACGGGATTCGACATTCCCTACCCGTACTCGAAACTGGAAATGCACCATCTGCCGGGCCTGGACCGCATCCTGGACGGCGTGGACCGCGCCCTGGGCCGCCCCAATTCCCTGAGCGGGCTGGAAGGATGA
- a CDS encoding dihydrolipoamide acetyltransferase family protein, whose product MIKEFRLPDLGEGLTESEILSWKVDVGDTVSLSQVIAEVETAKAVVELPSPFAGVIKELHEQPGSVVEVGKPIVSFEVADDDGAPPSPRSGAFEPGAGESAGETPKAGESLKREPNLVGYGAVVEASGRPTRRPRKLAPVEPAAIRPHVVEHVEDKPVHSIPMETRPAEDHHAERPRSTPPVRKLAKDLGVDLTQVTGTGPGGLITREDVQGFAGHAGEPAGATAGQVTVSGGTRTGERETRTPIKGVRKHTAAAMVQSAFTAPHATEFLTVDVTPSLELLAKLKNSRDFAGTRLSPLTLAAKAVLVALRRNPALNSRWDGDNQEIVTFNYVNLGIAAATPRGLTVPNIKDADAMALPQLAQALTALADTARAGKTTPADLAGGTISITNIGVFGIDAGTPILNPGEAAILGLGAVRTMPWEYKGEVALRQVLTLSLSFDHRLVDGEQGSRFLADVGAILAEPGMVIAMV is encoded by the coding sequence ATGATCAAGGAATTCCGGCTCCCGGACCTGGGCGAGGGACTCACAGAATCTGAAATCCTCAGCTGGAAAGTGGACGTTGGCGACACCGTGAGCCTGAGCCAGGTCATCGCCGAAGTGGAAACCGCCAAGGCAGTGGTGGAGCTCCCGTCGCCGTTCGCCGGCGTGATCAAGGAACTCCACGAACAGCCCGGTTCCGTTGTGGAGGTGGGCAAGCCGATCGTCTCCTTTGAGGTGGCGGACGACGACGGCGCGCCACCTTCACCACGGTCCGGCGCCTTTGAGCCCGGGGCGGGGGAGTCCGCCGGGGAAACGCCGAAGGCAGGGGAAAGCCTGAAGCGGGAACCCAACCTGGTGGGGTACGGCGCCGTCGTGGAAGCTTCCGGCCGGCCAACCCGCCGGCCGCGGAAGCTTGCCCCCGTGGAGCCAGCCGCAATCCGGCCCCACGTGGTTGAGCACGTGGAAGACAAGCCCGTCCACTCCATCCCCATGGAGACCAGGCCAGCCGAAGATCACCACGCGGAGCGCCCCCGGTCCACGCCTCCTGTCCGGAAGCTGGCCAAGGACCTGGGCGTGGACCTCACGCAGGTAACCGGCACCGGTCCCGGCGGGTTGATCACGCGGGAAGACGTGCAGGGCTTTGCGGGGCATGCAGGAGAACCTGCCGGGGCCACGGCAGGGCAGGTGACGGTATCCGGTGGAACCCGGACGGGGGAGCGGGAGACCCGGACTCCCATCAAGGGCGTGCGCAAGCACACTGCGGCGGCAATGGTCCAAAGCGCCTTCACCGCGCCGCATGCCACCGAATTCCTCACCGTTGATGTCACGCCCAGCCTTGAGCTGCTGGCAAAACTCAAGAACAGCAGGGACTTCGCCGGAACCAGGCTCAGCCCGCTGACGCTCGCCGCCAAGGCCGTCCTGGTGGCCCTGCGGCGGAACCCGGCGCTGAATTCCCGCTGGGACGGGGACAACCAGGAGATTGTCACCTTCAACTACGTGAACCTGGGCATTGCAGCGGCCACCCCCCGCGGACTCACAGTCCCCAACATCAAGGACGCCGACGCCATGGCGCTCCCGCAGCTGGCGCAGGCGCTGACGGCGCTCGCAGATACGGCCAGGGCAGGCAAGACCACGCCCGCAGACCTTGCCGGCGGCACCATTTCCATCACCAACATCGGCGTCTTCGGGATCGATGCGGGTACCCCCATCCTCAATCCCGGGGAGGCGGCGATCCTTGGCCTGGGCGCGGTCCGGACCATGCCGTGGGAGTACAAAGGCGAGGTGGCGCTGCGCCAGGTGCTCACGCTCAGCCTGTCCTTCGATCACCGCTTGGTGGACGGCGAGCAGGGGTCCCGGTTCCTGGCCGACGTCGGGGCCATCCTGGCCGAACCCGGGATGGTCATCGCGATGGTCTAG
- a CDS encoding SACE_7040 family transcriptional regulator: protein MQPVPAAQPVPTTHSVPTTQRGKAKENRRQALLSAAASLFALNGFNRVSLEDLGAAAGVSGPAVYRHFPGKQAVLADLLVTVSQELLDGGRQVVDTAPDPLAALRRLVEFQVDFALGKPDVIRVQDRDFSNLSEQDQSAVRTLQRSYVEVWVDILARVHPGTDAAELRMRAHATFGLINSTPHSVRSHGRRLAAGAARPLLERMALAALMVDSAPAP, encoded by the coding sequence GTGCAGCCGGTACCTGCCGCCCAGCCCGTTCCAACGACCCACTCCGTTCCAACGACCCAGCGCGGCAAGGCCAAGGAGAACCGGCGGCAGGCTTTGCTGTCCGCTGCGGCTTCACTGTTCGCGCTGAACGGCTTCAACCGCGTTTCGCTGGAGGATCTTGGCGCGGCGGCAGGGGTCAGCGGCCCCGCGGTCTACCGCCACTTTCCCGGAAAGCAGGCCGTCCTGGCCGATCTCCTGGTCACCGTGAGCCAGGAACTGCTGGACGGCGGCCGCCAGGTGGTGGACACCGCGCCGGATCCCCTGGCTGCCCTGCGCCGGCTGGTGGAGTTCCAGGTGGATTTCGCACTCGGCAAGCCGGACGTGATCCGGGTGCAGGACCGTGACTTCAGCAATTTGTCGGAGCAGGACCAGTCCGCGGTGCGTACCCTGCAGCGCAGCTACGTGGAGGTGTGGGTGGACATTCTGGCGAGGGTCCACCCGGGAACCGATGCGGCTGAGCTGCGGATGCGTGCCCACGCCACGTTCGGCCTGATCAATTCCACCCCGCACTCGGTCCGGAGCCATGGCAGGAGGCTGGCGGCCGGAGCGGCCCGCCCGCTGCTCGAGCGGATGGCACTGGCAGCGCTGATGGTGGACAGCGCGCCCGCCCCCTAG
- a CDS encoding carboxyl transferase domain-containing protein → METLATRLDPASEAFRANREAQSALAGELRKRLADAALGGPQKSRDRHVARGKLLPRDRIDQLLDEGSPFLEIAPLAANGMYGDEAPGAGVIAGIGLVHGRQVLVISNDATVKGGTYYPMTVKKHLRAQEIALENGLPCIYLVDSGGAFLPKQDEVFPDKDHFGRIFYNQARLSAAKIPQIAAVMGSCTAGGAYVPAMSDETVIVRNQGTIFLGGPPLVKAAIGEIVTAEELGSGEVHSRVSGVTDHLAENDEHALQIVRDIVSTLPPPAAPAWQVEPAVEPAVDPDALYGAVPTDVNAPYDVHEVIARLVDGSRFHEFKKEYGTTLVTGFARIHGHPVGIVANNGVLFSESSLKGAHFIELCDQRGIPLVFLQNISGFMVGRDAEQGGIAKNGAKMVTAVATVRVPKLTVVIGGSFGAGNYSMCGRAYSPRFLWMWPAARISVMGGNQAASVLATVKRDQYEAAGEDWPAGDEEAFKAPIRQQYEDQGSPYYSTARLWDDAVIDPADTRTVLGLALEVVSRTPLPGTSFGLFRM, encoded by the coding sequence ATGGAGACCCTGGCCACCCGGCTTGACCCCGCAAGCGAGGCCTTCCGCGCCAACCGGGAAGCGCAGTCGGCGCTCGCCGGGGAACTGCGGAAGCGGCTGGCGGATGCAGCGCTGGGCGGGCCCCAGAAGTCGCGGGACCGGCACGTGGCCCGGGGCAAGCTGCTGCCGCGGGACCGGATCGACCAACTGCTGGATGAGGGCAGCCCGTTCCTGGAGATCGCACCCCTGGCGGCGAACGGGATGTACGGTGACGAGGCACCCGGCGCAGGAGTCATCGCCGGCATCGGCCTGGTGCACGGCCGGCAGGTCCTGGTCATCTCCAACGACGCCACCGTTAAGGGCGGCACGTACTACCCCATGACGGTGAAGAAGCACCTCCGTGCCCAGGAGATCGCCCTGGAGAACGGCCTTCCCTGCATCTACCTGGTGGATTCCGGCGGGGCCTTCCTGCCCAAGCAGGACGAAGTCTTTCCAGACAAGGACCACTTTGGCCGGATCTTCTACAACCAGGCGCGTCTGTCCGCCGCCAAAATTCCACAGATCGCTGCCGTCATGGGGTCCTGCACGGCCGGCGGCGCCTACGTCCCGGCCATGAGCGACGAAACCGTCATCGTCCGAAACCAGGGCACCATCTTCCTGGGCGGACCGCCGCTGGTGAAGGCGGCAATCGGGGAAATCGTCACCGCCGAGGAACTGGGCAGCGGCGAGGTGCACTCCCGGGTCTCGGGCGTGACCGACCACCTCGCCGAGAACGACGAACATGCCCTCCAGATCGTCAGGGACATTGTCTCCACCCTGCCGCCGCCCGCCGCGCCTGCCTGGCAGGTGGAACCCGCCGTCGAACCTGCCGTGGACCCGGACGCGCTCTATGGTGCCGTGCCTACGGACGTCAACGCGCCGTATGACGTCCACGAGGTTATTGCGCGCCTCGTGGACGGCAGCCGGTTCCATGAGTTCAAAAAGGAGTACGGCACCACCCTGGTCACAGGATTCGCCCGGATCCACGGGCACCCGGTGGGGATCGTGGCCAACAACGGCGTGCTGTTCAGCGAGTCGTCGCTCAAGGGTGCGCACTTCATTGAGCTGTGCGACCAGCGGGGGATTCCGCTGGTCTTCCTGCAGAACATCTCCGGCTTCATGGTGGGCAGGGACGCCGAGCAGGGTGGCATCGCCAAGAACGGCGCCAAGATGGTGACCGCCGTTGCCACCGTGCGGGTGCCCAAGCTGACGGTGGTGATAGGCGGCTCCTTCGGGGCGGGAAACTACTCCATGTGCGGCCGCGCCTACTCGCCGAGGTTCCTGTGGATGTGGCCCGCAGCCCGGATCTCCGTGATGGGCGGCAACCAGGCCGCCAGCGTGCTGGCCACCGTGAAGCGGGACCAGTATGAAGCAGCGGGTGAGGACTGGCCGGCAGGGGACGAGGAAGCCTTCAAGGCACCCATCCGGCAGCAGTATGAGGACCAAGGCAGCCCCTACTACTCCACCGCCCGGCTGTGGGATGACGCCGTCATCGATCCCGCCGATACCCGCACCGTCCTGGGCCTGGCCCTCGAGGTCGTCTCCCGCACCCCCCTGCCGGGGACCTCCTTCGGCCTCTTCCGGATGTGA
- a CDS encoding ATP-binding protein, with amino-acid sequence MKTNAATTSTASAAVAPGKPLFSTVLVANRGEIACRVIRTLRHLGIRSVAVYSDADAGARHVREADASVRIGPAAATESYLNADAIVEACRQSGAEAVHPGYGFLSENVDFARALEKAGLTFIGAGVEALNVMGDKIRAKNHVSGYGVPVVPGIAKPGMTDSELMEAAAAVGFPLLIKPSAGGGGKGMHAVGKPADLPAALATARRVAAAAFGDDTLFLERLVTTPRHIEVQVLADGHGNVIHLGERECSLQRRHQKVIEEAPSPLLEGLPNGPEVRARIGEAACNAARSVNYVGAGTVEFLVSDDAPDEFFFMEMNTRLQVEHPVTEMVTGIDLVEWQVRIAAGVELTVRQAEVELSGHAVEARVYAEVPEKNFLPSTGTVLVLDELPGPAQRPSAPARNETGTAQGRVRVDSSLVEGLELSAHYDPMVSKVIAWAGDRAAALSTLDQALSGYTALGIETNVEYLRLLVNDPDVQAGHLDTGLIERKLPGLDFRRIDNPELVAAALYALSLDAQDNPSPGSGPWQGRNGWRLGAPAPRRVSLGTPDGGVVTVQVTGSPNAGDKAVVAVDGGPRQTASLQWSGRKSIELDLDGGRHAYRLAPVYSGAAAPTWDNPVPAGPAQLYLGNDGWSCRLDVLTREARLERVLAAIQRQEGAADPEVRSPMPGTVVAVPVADGDTVQAGDVLVSVEAMKMEHHLVAPLAGTVHLAARTGDLVKADQVLATIHPAAAGTKIPRTETATGTASDTAADQGEGA; translated from the coding sequence ATGAAAACCAACGCAGCCACAACCAGCACGGCTTCCGCCGCGGTGGCACCCGGCAAGCCCCTCTTCAGCACCGTACTGGTGGCCAACCGCGGCGAAATCGCCTGCCGCGTCATCCGCACGCTGCGGCACCTGGGCATCCGTTCGGTGGCCGTTTACAGCGATGCCGACGCCGGCGCCCGGCACGTGCGCGAAGCGGACGCTTCCGTCCGGATCGGCCCCGCCGCGGCCACCGAAAGCTACCTGAACGCTGACGCAATCGTGGAGGCATGCCGGCAGTCCGGGGCCGAAGCGGTCCACCCCGGCTACGGTTTCCTGAGCGAGAACGTGGACTTCGCCCGGGCCCTGGAGAAAGCCGGCCTCACGTTCATCGGCGCGGGCGTTGAAGCGCTGAATGTCATGGGTGACAAGATCCGCGCCAAGAACCACGTGTCAGGTTACGGCGTGCCCGTCGTCCCCGGCATCGCCAAGCCCGGTATGACGGACAGCGAACTGATGGAGGCCGCAGCCGCCGTCGGCTTTCCCTTGCTCATCAAGCCGTCCGCGGGCGGTGGCGGCAAGGGGATGCATGCCGTCGGGAAACCGGCGGACCTGCCCGCCGCCCTGGCCACGGCGCGGCGCGTGGCCGCCGCCGCGTTCGGTGACGACACCCTGTTCCTGGAACGCCTGGTGACCACCCCGCGGCACATCGAGGTGCAGGTGCTGGCGGACGGCCACGGCAACGTCATCCACCTCGGCGAGCGCGAATGCTCCCTGCAGCGCCGGCACCAAAAAGTCATCGAGGAAGCCCCGTCACCCCTGCTGGAGGGCCTTCCCAACGGGCCCGAAGTGCGCGCCCGCATCGGCGAGGCCGCCTGCAACGCGGCCCGCAGCGTCAACTATGTGGGTGCGGGGACGGTTGAATTCCTGGTCTCCGATGACGCGCCGGACGAGTTCTTCTTCATGGAGATGAACACCAGGCTGCAGGTGGAACACCCGGTCACCGAAATGGTCACGGGCATCGACCTGGTGGAATGGCAGGTGCGGATCGCCGCGGGTGTGGAGCTGACCGTCCGGCAGGCTGAGGTGGAGCTGTCCGGCCACGCCGTGGAGGCCAGGGTCTACGCCGAGGTGCCCGAGAAGAACTTCCTCCCGTCCACCGGGACCGTGCTGGTGCTCGATGAACTGCCGGGCCCGGCGCAGCGTCCCAGCGCCCCCGCACGCAACGAAACCGGGACAGCACAGGGCCGGGTCCGGGTGGACTCCTCCCTGGTGGAAGGCCTGGAGCTGTCGGCACACTACGATCCCATGGTTTCCAAGGTGATCGCCTGGGCCGGGGACCGCGCTGCGGCCCTGTCCACGCTGGACCAGGCTTTATCCGGCTACACGGCGCTGGGCATCGAGACCAATGTGGAGTACCTGCGGCTCCTGGTCAACGACCCCGACGTCCAGGCAGGGCATCTGGACACCGGCCTGATCGAACGGAAGCTGCCCGGGCTGGATTTCCGCCGCATCGACAACCCCGAGCTGGTGGCCGCCGCGCTCTACGCGTTGTCCCTGGACGCGCAGGACAACCCTTCCCCGGGGAGCGGGCCCTGGCAGGGCAGGAATGGCTGGCGCCTCGGCGCGCCGGCGCCACGCCGCGTCAGCCTGGGAACGCCCGACGGCGGCGTGGTGACGGTGCAGGTCACCGGCAGTCCCAATGCGGGGGACAAGGCCGTGGTCGCCGTCGACGGCGGCCCGCGGCAGACAGCCTCGCTGCAGTGGTCCGGCCGGAAAAGCATCGAACTCGACCTGGACGGCGGGCGCCACGCCTACCGGCTGGCACCGGTGTATTCCGGAGCCGCCGCCCCGACCTGGGACAACCCTGTGCCCGCCGGCCCCGCACAGCTCTACCTCGGCAACGACGGCTGGTCCTGCCGGCTCGATGTCCTGACCCGCGAGGCACGGCTGGAACGCGTGCTGGCAGCCATCCAGCGGCAGGAAGGGGCAGCCGACCCGGAGGTGCGCTCGCCGATGCCCGGAACCGTCGTGGCCGTCCCGGTAGCTGACGGGGACACGGTCCAGGCAGGGGACGTCCTGGTGTCCGTGGAAGCCATGAAGATGGAGCACCACCTGGTGGCCCCGCTGGCAGGGACCGTGCACTTGGCGGCCCGTACGGGAGACCTGGTGAAGGCCGACCAGGTGCTGGCCACCATCCATCCCGCTGCCGCCGGCACAAAAATTCCCAGAACAGAAACAGCAACAGGCACAGCATCAGACACTGCTGCAGACCAAGGCGAAGGAGCCTGA
- a CDS encoding acyl-CoA dehydrogenase family protein, whose translation MSGFELSEEYQDLSNTVREFADEVVAPVSAKHDEEHSFPYEVVKQMAEMGLFGLPFPEEYGGMGGDYFALALALEQLGRVDQSVAITLEAGVSLGAMPVYRFGTEEQKQEWLPMLASGQALAGFGLTEPEAGSDAGGTKTHARRQDGNWVINGNKEFITNSGTDITRLVTVTAVTGQKERADGSVQKEISTILVPTDTPGFKAEKPYNKVGWNASDTHPLTLKDVRVPEANLLGAEGRGYANFLSILDEGRIAIAALATGAAQGCVDLSVKYASERRAFGQEIGKYQAISFKIARMEARAHTARLAYYDAAFRMLAGKPFKTQAAIAKMVAGEAAMDNARDATQVFGGYGFINEFTVARHYRDSKILEVGEGTTEVQLMLIARELGL comes from the coding sequence ATGTCCGGATTTGAACTCAGCGAGGAATACCAGGACCTCAGCAACACCGTCCGGGAATTCGCCGACGAAGTAGTCGCCCCGGTATCGGCCAAACACGACGAAGAGCACAGCTTCCCCTACGAAGTGGTGAAGCAGATGGCGGAGATGGGCCTGTTCGGGCTGCCCTTCCCTGAGGAATACGGCGGCATGGGCGGGGACTACTTCGCCCTGGCCCTGGCGCTGGAGCAGCTTGGCCGGGTGGACCAGTCCGTAGCCATCACCCTGGAAGCAGGCGTTTCCCTGGGCGCCATGCCCGTCTACCGCTTCGGGACCGAGGAGCAGAAGCAGGAGTGGCTGCCCATGCTGGCGTCCGGCCAGGCGCTCGCCGGCTTTGGCCTCACCGAGCCCGAGGCCGGTTCGGATGCCGGCGGGACCAAGACCCACGCCCGGCGCCAGGACGGGAACTGGGTCATCAACGGCAACAAGGAGTTCATTACCAACTCCGGAACGGACATCACCCGGCTGGTCACTGTTACCGCCGTCACCGGGCAAAAGGAGCGCGCGGATGGCAGCGTGCAAAAGGAGATCTCCACCATCCTGGTGCCTACCGACACACCGGGCTTCAAGGCGGAAAAGCCGTACAACAAGGTGGGCTGGAATGCTTCAGACACCCACCCCCTCACCTTGAAGGACGTGCGGGTCCCTGAAGCGAACTTGCTTGGTGCTGAAGGCCGCGGCTATGCCAACTTCCTGTCCATCCTCGATGAGGGCCGCATCGCCATCGCCGCGCTGGCCACGGGCGCCGCCCAGGGCTGCGTGGATCTCTCGGTCAAATACGCCAGCGAGCGCAGGGCGTTCGGCCAGGAAATCGGCAAGTATCAGGCCATTTCCTTCAAGATCGCCCGCATGGAAGCACGGGCCCATACCGCCCGCCTGGCGTACTACGACGCCGCCTTCCGGATGCTTGCCGGCAAGCCGTTCAAGACCCAGGCGGCCATCGCTAAGATGGTCGCAGGCGAGGCGGCCATGGACAATGCGCGGGATGCCACCCAGGTATTCGGCGGCTATGGCTTCATCAACGAGTTCACCGTGGCACGCCACTACCGCGACTCCAAGATCCTTGAAGTGGGGGAGGGCACCACGGAGGTCCAGCTGATGCTGATCGCCCGCGAACTGGGTCTTTAG